Proteins encoded within one genomic window of Humulus lupulus chromosome 1, drHumLupu1.1, whole genome shotgun sequence:
- the LOC133819598 gene encoding secreted RxLR effector protein 161-like, producing MTKVPYAMALGCSMYIMVITRPDIAHALSILSRFISNPGLEHWNALQWLLRYLKGTTEKGLRYKQVEQKVTLEGFVDVDSAAIKDTRRSTTSYVFTTNGDCICLKSQLQSVLSLSTTEADFMATTEAFKEAIWLQEMLEELKKMKGKAKKYSDSQSSIHLCKNLVYHEKSKHIEIRLFWIREKTEEVEISLDKIGSEDNPADI from the coding sequence ATGACAAAAGTCCCTTATGCTATGGCACTAGGGTGTTCAATGTACATTATGGTCATCACTAGACCAGACAtagcacatgctctaagcattctTAGCAGGTTTATATCCAACCCCGGATTAGAGCATTGGAATGCTCTCCAGTGGCTGCTTAGATATCTAAAGGGAACTACTGAGAAGGGACTGAGATACAAGCAGGTGGAACAGAAAGTTACACTTGAAGGTTTTGTAGATGTAGACTCTGCAGCCATTAAGGATACAAGGAGATCGACTACTTCATATGTATTCACAACAAATGGAGATTGCATATGCTTGAAGTCCCAACTACAATCAGTGTTGTCACTATCAACAACTGAAGCTGATTTCATGGCCACCACCGAAGCATTCAAAGAGGCAATATGGTTACAAGAAATGCTGGAAGAGCTGAAGAAGATGAAAGGTAAAGCTAAGAAATACTCAGATAGTCAATCTTCAATTCACCTCTGTAAAAATCTAGTATACCATGAAAAGAGCAAACACATTGAAATTCGGTTGTTTTGGATAAGAGAAAAGACAGAAGAAGTGGAGATATCATTGGACAAGATTGGTAGTGAGGATAATCCAGCTGATATATGA